One window of Candidatus Nitrospira kreftii genomic DNA carries:
- a CDS encoding hypothetical protein (conserved membrane protein of unknown function), giving the protein MFKKFGIALLVGGAVVAFAHSQEVPSDFQLLWAIFAMIGALVFMLLDAKPLATMSGGKSFLAVAAFWIFIVTVCIAGASLLPQFDPEDEREKISKLLEKQRAGSQQGKADELIARAKALDEQVKALEERLKGLGGSQVATAAPTPPIGDKPPAGTGGGGGAAGDVLKIGEEQWQLQECYNCHKLRGEGGKKRGPELDNIGTLLTIEEIQQKIVDPKSFMAEGYDKEWQKGVMPDKFKDLMDPKEMLALATWLGTFKNTSVNTPKPIKKK; this is encoded by the coding sequence GTGTTTAAGAAATTTGGCATTGCGTTGTTGGTTGGTGGAGCGGTCGTGGCGTTCGCTCATTCGCAAGAAGTACCGTCCGACTTTCAGCTGCTGTGGGCAATTTTTGCGATGATCGGGGCCCTGGTATTTATGTTGCTCGATGCCAAACCGCTTGCGACGATGAGCGGTGGGAAGTCGTTCCTGGCGGTCGCCGCGTTCTGGATCTTCATCGTGACGGTCTGCATCGCCGGGGCCTCTCTGTTGCCTCAGTTTGATCCGGAAGATGAGCGGGAAAAAATTTCCAAGCTTTTGGAAAAGCAACGAGCCGGCTCCCAGCAGGGGAAGGCAGACGAGTTGATCGCTCGTGCCAAGGCGCTTGATGAGCAGGTAAAAGCTCTCGAAGAACGGCTTAAAGGTTTGGGTGGGAGTCAAGTTGCAACAGCCGCGCCGACACCTCCCATTGGAGATAAGCCTCCCGCAGGAACCGGGGGAGGTGGGGGTGCCGCAGGTGATGTGCTGAAGATAGGTGAAGAGCAGTGGCAATTGCAGGAATGTTACAACTGCCACAAACTCAGGGGTGAGGGTGGAAAGAAGCGAGGTCCTGAACTTGATAACATCGGCACACTGCTGACGATCGAAGAAATTCAACAGAAAATTGTAGACCCCAAGAGTTTCATGGCTGAGGGGTATGATAAGGAATGGCAGAAGGGCGTGATGCCAGACAAGTTTAAGGATCTCATGGACCCCAAAGAAATGTTGGCGCTCGCCACCTGGTTGGGAACCTTCAAGAATACCTCAGTGAATACCCCGAAGCCTATCAAGAAGAAATAA